A genomic segment from Actinomadura hallensis encodes:
- a CDS encoding crotonase/enoyl-CoA hydratase family protein, which produces MAERLPISTEHCVVERDGHVVIVTMNRPEARNALSSSMLVGLADAWAYISETPEVRVGILTGAEGTFCAGADLKAMGQTPSDPRVQERMAQIPNFHWKGLLREGRPTKPIICAVEGYAVAGGTELLVGTDLRVVAEGATLGLYEAKRGLFPMGGSAIRLPRQIGYANAMDILLTARSVTPQEALAMGLINKVVPDGAALEAARELADQIAECAPLAVQGILRTYRETEHLPEEEALKISDEIGWPIIGSEDAKEGSLAFKEKRPAVYKGR; this is translated from the coding sequence ATGGCGGAACGGCTGCCGATCAGCACCGAGCACTGCGTCGTCGAGCGCGACGGCCACGTCGTCATCGTCACGATGAACCGGCCCGAGGCGCGCAACGCGCTCAGCTCGTCCATGCTGGTGGGCCTCGCCGACGCCTGGGCCTACATCTCCGAGACCCCCGAGGTCCGCGTCGGCATCCTCACGGGGGCCGAGGGCACCTTCTGCGCCGGCGCCGACCTGAAGGCCATGGGGCAGACGCCGTCCGACCCCCGCGTCCAGGAGCGGATGGCGCAGATCCCCAACTTCCACTGGAAGGGCCTCCTGCGGGAGGGCCGCCCCACCAAGCCGATCATCTGCGCCGTCGAGGGCTACGCGGTCGCGGGCGGGACCGAGCTGCTGGTGGGCACGGACCTGCGCGTCGTCGCCGAGGGCGCCACCCTCGGCCTGTACGAGGCGAAGCGCGGCCTGTTCCCCATGGGCGGCTCCGCGATCCGGCTCCCCCGCCAGATCGGCTACGCCAACGCGATGGACATCCTCCTCACCGCCCGCTCGGTGACCCCGCAGGAGGCCCTCGCCATGGGGCTGATCAACAAGGTCGTCCCGGACGGCGCCGCCCTGGAGGCGGCCCGCGAGCTGGCCGACCAGATCGCCGAGTGCGCCCCGCTGGCCGTCCAGGGCATCCTGCGCACCTACCGCGAGACCGAGCACCTGCCGGAGGAGGAGGCCCTCAAGATCTCCGACGAGATCGGCTGGCCGATCATCGGCTCCGAGGACGCCAAGGAGGGGTCCCTGGCCTTCAAGGAGAAGCGGCCCGCCGTCTACAAGGGCAGGTGA
- a CDS encoding cytochrome P450: MARAAAEPAPTDLSDLRFWARPLNERAAVFADLRTRDPQFYELPRMPFLPKNPGYWAIVRHADIAEISRTPEVFSSEPSATAPGDMPNWMNKYFNSMIDMDDPRHAKIRRIVSRAFTPKVLAKAEEDIAARARRIVDELVRTGPCDFVEHVASRLPTEVICDMLGIPADQHRRVVRLTNVIVGYSDPEYVGAGLRYDDGEAKLGRLATLRVLGTIARAGWELHRLAARLGRRRRREPTGDLTSLLVNANVDGERLSPREFGAFFLLLVVAGNETTRNALAHGLKLLTDHPDQRALLLEDFDGRIAGAVEEIVRYCSPVIFMRRNVTRDYELNGHRFRKGDKVHMFYGSANRDETVFTDPDVFDITRSPNPHFGFGGPGPHFCLGANLARREITVMFRELLTRLPDITAGEPDRLLSGFINGYKRLPCSFTVPEDVPAASSAGTPG, encoded by the coding sequence GCTGAACGAGCGCGCGGCGGTGTTCGCAGACCTGCGCACGCGGGACCCGCAGTTCTACGAACTGCCGCGGATGCCGTTCCTGCCGAAGAATCCGGGCTACTGGGCGATCGTCCGGCACGCCGACATCGCGGAGATCAGCCGGACGCCCGAGGTGTTCTCCAGCGAACCGAGCGCGACCGCGCCCGGGGACATGCCGAACTGGATGAACAAGTACTTCAACTCGATGATCGACATGGACGATCCGCGGCACGCCAAGATCCGCCGGATCGTCTCCCGGGCGTTCACCCCCAAGGTCCTGGCCAAGGCCGAGGAGGACATCGCCGCGCGCGCCCGGCGGATCGTCGACGAGCTCGTCCGGACCGGGCCGTGCGACTTCGTGGAGCACGTGGCGTCGCGGCTGCCGACCGAGGTCATCTGCGACATGCTCGGCATCCCCGCCGACCAGCACCGGCGGGTCGTCCGGCTGACCAACGTCATCGTGGGCTACTCCGACCCCGAGTACGTCGGCGCCGGCCTCCGCTACGACGACGGGGAGGCGAAGCTCGGCCGCCTCGCCACCCTGCGGGTGCTCGGCACGATCGCGCGGGCGGGCTGGGAGCTGCACCGGCTCGCCGCCCGGCTGGGGCGCCGCAGGCGCCGCGAGCCCACCGGCGACCTGACCTCGCTCCTGGTCAACGCCAACGTCGACGGCGAGCGGCTGAGCCCGCGCGAGTTCGGGGCGTTCTTCCTCCTGCTGGTGGTCGCCGGCAACGAGACGACGCGGAACGCGCTCGCCCACGGCCTCAAGCTGCTCACCGACCACCCCGACCAGCGCGCGCTCCTGCTGGAGGACTTCGACGGGCGCATCGCCGGCGCGGTGGAGGAGATCGTCCGCTACTGCTCGCCGGTGATCTTCATGCGGCGCAACGTCACCCGCGACTACGAGCTGAACGGCCACCGGTTCCGCAAGGGCGACAAGGTCCACATGTTCTACGGGTCGGCGAACCGGGACGAGACCGTCTTCACCGACCCCGACGTCTTCGACATCACCCGCTCGCCGAACCCGCACTTCGGGTTCGGCGGTCCCGGGCCGCACTTCTGCCTGGGCGCGAACCTCGCCCGCAGGGAGATCACGGTGATGTTCCGCGAGCTGCTGACCCGGCTGCCCGACATCACCGCCGGCGAACCGGACCGGCTCCTCTCCGGCTTCATCAACGGCTACAAGCGCCTGCCGTGCTCCTTCACCGTCCCCGAGGACGTCCCGGCCGCCTCGTCCGCGGGGACGCCGGGCTAG